In Thermoplasmatales archaeon, the DNA window GGAGTTTCTATAACTTTTCCATTCTCATCTTTTTTTAGATATCTTTTCTCTAAAACTTTCATTGCATTTTCAGTGAGTTTCATAACTGCTATAACATTGTTTATTAAAATATTTTATCGTTGCTTTCAACTCCAGTTGCTTTAGAAATATGTAAATATTTATTTATTCTTTATAATTGTGAAAATTTTGATTGAATTATCTAAAGAATATCCAACCTTACCCTTATCTGAGGCAAAAGCATGTATGGGTGTTTGTGGAATAGATTATAAAGAAATTTATCACAATTCAATATTGATTGCGGAAGTTAATAAAGATGACTTTGATGAATACTCAAACAGAGTTGCTTTAACCTTCAGTGTAAATGAAATAATAAGCGAGGATTTAGAAAATTTTATTGAAAAATTGAATATTCAAGGGAGTTTTAAAATTGAGGGAGGAAACTATGAGATTAGAAGAAAACTCGGAGAAATAATAAAAAGCAAAAAAAATTTAATAGTTGATTTAGAAAGGCCGGACAATTTATTAAAAATCTTTTCTGGAAAGAAAGAGTATTTCTGCAGAGAAATTAAAAAAATTGATAGAAAACAATTTGAGATGAGAAAGCCAAACAACAGACCTTTCCATCCACCTGTTTCAATGCACCCTAAAATTGCAAGGGCATTAGTAAATTTGACGCAAGTTAGGAGAGGACAAACCCTTCTAGATCCATTCTGTGGATCAGGTGGATTGCTTATTGAAGCTTGCTTGATTGGGGTGAAAAGCATCGGGGTGGACATAAAGAAGAAAATGGTGGAAGGTTGTAGGGAAAACATGAATTACTACGGGATAGAGAATTATGAAGTTTTTAATATGGACATGAGGGATCTTGATATAAAAGTGGATGCGGTTGCCACAGATTTTCCATATGGTCGCTCCTCCCATATTTCAGATGAAATGAGCAAATTATACAAAGATGCTATTGAAAAGATAAATGATTTTTTAAGAAAGGGAAGGAAAGTGGTAATTGGCTTACCATCACTTGAATATAGGGGGATATGTAAAAATTATTTTAATATAGAAGAAATACACTGTTTTAGAGCGCACAGAAGCCTTACAAGATTTTTCTATGTTTTGTCTAAGTCCTAGTAGCCACCTATCTTTAATGTTGGATCTCCAAGCAAAACCCATTCCTGAACCGTTTTACAATGAAATTCATCTTTCATCACATTGTGTGTATTTATATAGCTTATAAGAGTATTTGCATGAATCACTCCAATAATATCCTCACCACTTGCATATTCTTTGAAGAAATTTACATTTAAAAATCCTGAGTAATATTGGATGCAATCTGGCAGATCATCTCCATCCTCATTTCCAATCGCAAAATAATCCAAACCAGTGTAGCCAAGGCTTGCTATTGCTCCCCCATCCTTTATTCTTACTATTTTCCATCCCCAGCATTCATAAGCGGTCTCTCCTTTGTAAATATAGCTATACCATTCCTTTATATTCCATATCTTGAAAAGATTAACAATGCTCACATTGAATTGACTATTGTGGCATCCCCCAACAACACACACAGGATACATTCCCTTGTTTTCCAATTTATTCATGTCTCTTAAGCCCAATCCATCAATCCACTCCTCGCTATGTGGCGGATGTGTCGCCCAATTCATCGGGTTTCCATGCCCATCAAAGAAGAGGAAGCCCGCCCCGCCATTTATTGCATTTATAACATCCTGCGGACCAGTGAGTGTGCCAAGAGAGGTCCATAGTTTTATTGCCTCAAAATCTTTCATGTATGCAAGGGCTGCTTTATTTTCCTCCTCCCCTTCATAATAGGGATCACTTGGATTTGGCCAACTATCTCCACCTACAACAATCATTTTATTGAACCAATCTTTACCCTTTGCATTGTTTTCATATTCAATAATTTTATTTATAACATCTCTTAACTCCATCTTATTTTTGCAAGCAAGCCTGCCAACATAAACATCAGGCACCAAATCAAGCTTGTCTTTTTTCATTCCTTTCCATTCCGCATATATTCCATTTCCATTGCTATCCCAGTCCTCAAAAGCGATCGAGCCATTTTCATATTTATATATATCTG includes these proteins:
- a CDS encoding peptidase C25 — encoded protein: KIDYSLPEKTFASTYDFLIISPDAWVSELSLLKEHKESKGIRTIVVGLNEVYAHPSARKGRDDAEKVKYFIKNAIEEWGIKYVMLVGGRQGGIFNERWLMPVRYTNLDDRSGWETGYLSDLYFADIYKYENGSIAFEDWDSNGNGIYAEWKGMKKDKLDLVPDVYVGRLACKNKMELRDVINKIIEYENNAKGKDWFNKMIVVGGDSWPNPSDPYYEGEEENKAALAYMKDFEAIKLWTSLGTLTGPQDVINAINGGAGFLFFDGHGNPMNWATHPPHSEEWIDGLGLRDMNKLENKGMYPVCVVGGCHNSQFNVSIVNLFKIWNIKEWYSYIYKGETAYECWGWKIVRIKDGGAIASLGYTGLDYFAIGNEDGDDLPDCIQYYSGFLNVNFFKEYASGEDIIGVIHANTLISYINTHNVMKDEFHCKTVQEWVLLGDPTLKIGGY
- a CDS encoding methyltransferase domain-containing protein, with product MKILIELSKEYPTLPLSEAKACMGVCGIDYKEIYHNSILIAEVNKDDFDEYSNRVALTFSVNEIISEDLENFIEKLNIQGSFKIEGGNYEIRRKLGEIIKSKKNLIVDLERPDNLLKIFSGKKEYFCREIKKIDRKQFEMRKPNNRPFHPPVSMHPKIARALVNLTQVRRGQTLLDPFCGSGGLLIEACLIGVKSIGVDIKKKMVEGCRENMNYYGIENYEVFNMDMRDLDIKVDAVATDFPYGRSSHISDEMSKLYKDAIEKINDFLRKGRKVVIGLPSLEYRGICKNYFNIEEIHCFRAHRSLTRFFYVLSKS